One segment of Aquimarina sp. BL5 DNA contains the following:
- the groES gene encoding co-chaperone GroES, giving the protein MGVNIKPLSDRVVVEPLPAETQTASGLYIPDSAQEKQQKGKVAAVGSGKKDHEMTVKVGDTVLYGKYSGTELKLDGKDYLIMREDDILAIV; this is encoded by the coding sequence ATGGGAGTAAATATTAAACCTCTTTCAGATCGTGTGGTTGTTGAACCACTTCCAGCTGAAACGCAAACAGCTTCAGGATTATATATCCCTGATTCAGCACAAGAAAAGCAACAAAAAGGTAAGGTAGCTGCTGTAGGTAGCGGTAAAAAGGATCACGAAATGACTGTTAAAGTTGGTGATACTGTACTTTACGGGAAGTATTCCGGTACTGAATTAAAATTAGATGGAAAAGACTATTTAATTATGCGTGAGGATGATATCCTAGCGATTGTTTAA
- the secG gene encoding preprotein translocase subunit SecG, which translates to MTTFSIFLILIVIVSFLLVVVIMVQNPKGGGLSSSFGGGGTQQLGGVKKTTDFLDKSTWALATLLLALILLSNVDLMDATTNQDPTVDTNDVQQIDTPVTPDPTTDDTPQD; encoded by the coding sequence ATGACAACGTTTTCAATCTTTTTAATACTAATCGTAATCGTATCATTTTTACTAGTTGTAGTAATTATGGTTCAGAATCCTAAAGGAGGAGGTTTATCATCTTCTTTTGGTGGCGGTGGAACACAGCAATTAGGCGGTGTAAAAAAAACAACAGATTTTTTAGATAAAAGTACTTGGGCATTAGCCACTTTGCTATTAGCATTAATTCTTCTATCTAATGTAGATCTTATGGATGCAACGACAAATCAAGATCCAACGGTAGATACTAACGATGTACAACAAATCGATACACCTGTAACACCGGATCCAACAACGGATGACACTCCACAGGATTAA
- a CDS encoding LptE family protein, whose amino-acid sequence MKKIKHILIGLIAITVLQGCGAYSFSGINTDATTFQVAFFQNQAPIINPGTDQEFTNQLQDLILNQTNLDLVTSNGDIAYEGEIVQDIVIPTNATSQNTAAQNRLTIAVNVRFYDTKNPKEDLEQRFSFFFDFPATQSETAVRDQALQIIFERITQDILNATLAKW is encoded by the coding sequence ATGAAAAAAATAAAACACATTTTAATTGGACTTATAGCCATTACAGTACTTCAAGGTTGTGGTGCTTACTCTTTTAGTGGAATTAACACAGATGCTACTACATTTCAGGTAGCGTTTTTCCAAAATCAAGCGCCTATTATTAATCCAGGGACTGATCAAGAATTTACCAATCAGTTACAAGATTTAATTCTAAACCAAACTAATCTTGATCTCGTTACCTCTAATGGAGATATTGCTTATGAGGGAGAAATTGTTCAGGATATAGTTATACCAACAAATGCAACATCACAAAATACAGCAGCTCAAAACCGCCTTACAATTGCAGTAAATGTTCGTTTTTATGATACTAAGAACCCTAAAGAAGATCTTGAACAACGTTTTTCCTTCTTTTTTGACTTTCCTGCTACACAATCCGAAACCGCTGTAAGAGATCAAGCTCTTCAAATAATCTTTGAAAGGATTACTCAAGATATACTTAATGCTACCTTAGCCAAGTGGTAA
- a CDS encoding sigma-54-dependent Fis family transcriptional regulator produces MESVQATKQRFGIIGNDPKLNRAIEKTIQVAPTDISVLVTGESGVGKESIPKIVHSLSHRKHGKYIAVNCGAIPEGTIDSELFGHEKGAFTGATSTRSGYFEVADGGTIFLDEVGELPLTTQVRLLRVLENGEFIKVGSSKVQKTDVRIVAATNVNMFEAIKKEKFREDLYYRLSTLEILLPPLRDRKEDIHLLFRKFASDFATKYKMPTIRLEDAAALLLEKYHWSGNIRQLRNIAEQISVLEQNRTISANTLRGYLPNIGSNLPAVISSDKKDSDFSNEREILYKVLFDMKNDLNDLKKLTMELMQSGNSQQVQEEHEGLIRKIYRDDKEEEEAIPFEEPITPTTEVLQITPTEAIKKEDDKYHFAEEIEEEETLSLHDKELELIKKSLERHRGKRKAAAEELGISERTLYRKIKQYDL; encoded by the coding sequence ATGGAATCAGTTCAAGCCACAAAACAACGATTCGGGATCATAGGAAATGATCCTAAACTAAATCGTGCTATAGAAAAAACTATCCAGGTAGCTCCTACAGACATCTCGGTTCTGGTTACAGGTGAAAGTGGTGTTGGTAAAGAAAGTATTCCTAAAATTGTTCATTCCCTATCACATAGAAAACACGGTAAGTACATTGCAGTTAACTGCGGTGCTATACCTGAGGGAACTATTGACAGTGAATTATTTGGACACGAAAAAGGAGCTTTCACGGGTGCTACTTCTACAAGAAGTGGGTATTTTGAAGTAGCAGATGGAGGAACAATATTTCTTGACGAAGTGGGAGAACTACCTTTAACCACTCAGGTTAGACTCCTTAGAGTATTAGAAAATGGTGAGTTCATCAAAGTAGGATCTTCCAAAGTACAGAAAACAGATGTACGTATTGTCGCCGCTACAAATGTAAATATGTTTGAAGCTATCAAAAAGGAAAAATTCCGTGAAGACCTGTATTATCGTTTAAGCACATTAGAAATTCTATTACCTCCTTTACGAGATCGTAAAGAAGATATACACCTGTTATTTAGAAAATTTGCGTCTGACTTTGCTACAAAGTATAAGATGCCAACAATTAGATTAGAAGATGCTGCTGCTCTATTATTAGAAAAATATCATTGGAGTGGTAATATCAGGCAATTGCGCAACATTGCAGAGCAAATATCAGTCCTTGAACAAAATAGAACCATATCAGCTAATACTTTGCGAGGATATTTACCTAACATAGGAAGCAACCTACCTGCTGTAATTTCTTCGGACAAAAAAGATAGTGACTTTAGTAACGAAAGAGAGATTTTATATAAAGTGCTTTTTGATATGAAAAACGATCTTAACGATCTCAAAAAGTTAACTATGGAGTTGATGCAGAGCGGAAACTCACAACAAGTACAGGAAGAGCATGAAGGATTAATCAGGAAAATCTATCGCGATGATAAAGAAGAAGAAGAAGCAATCCCTTTTGAAGAACCCATAACACCAACAACAGAGGTTTTACAAATAACACCTACTGAAGCTATCAAAAAAGAGGATGACAAATATCATTTTGCAGAGGAGATTGAGGAAGAAGAAACACTCTCGTTACATGATAAAGAACTAGAGTTGATAAAAAAATCCTTAGAACGTCATCGCGGAAAACGTAAAGCTGCAGCAGAAGAACTAGGAATTAGTGAACGAACTTTATACAGAAAAATAAAGCAATATGATTTATAA
- the miaB gene encoding tRNA (N6-isopentenyl adenosine(37)-C2)-methylthiotransferase MiaB translates to MEKIIDEKIQGQALSLDKKEGNTRKLFIESYGCQMNFSDSEIVASILAKEGFNTTQNLEDADLVLVNTCSIREKAELTVRKRLEKYNAVKRINPGMKVGVLGCMAERLKSKFLEEEKIVDLVVGPDAYKDLPNLIEEVDAGRNAVNVVLSKEETYGDISPVRLQSNGVSAFVSITRGCDNMCTFCVVPFTRGRERSRDPQSILKEIDDLVINNFKEITLLGQNVDSYLWYGGGLKKDFDKASDLQKATATDFAKLLDLVAEKYPKLRIRFSTSNPQDMTLDVIKIMAKHKNICKHIHLPIQSGSDRILAEMNRLHTRQEYIELVDNIKQIIPDCSITQDMIVGFPTETEEDHQDTLSLLERIKYEHGYMYAYSERPGTLAERKLEDDVPEEVKKRRLAEVIALQREHCAYRHESYIGQTFEVLIEKESKKSDKHWSGRTTKNIVAIFPKDNYKIGDFVMVRIDQCTSATLLGEAVGYSDNN, encoded by the coding sequence ATGGAGAAGATTATTGATGAAAAGATCCAGGGACAGGCATTGTCTCTAGACAAAAAAGAAGGAAATACCAGAAAACTTTTTATTGAAAGTTATGGATGTCAAATGAATTTTAGCGATAGTGAAATTGTAGCTTCAATTTTAGCCAAGGAGGGTTTTAACACTACTCAAAACCTGGAAGATGCTGATCTGGTTTTGGTAAATACCTGTTCTATTCGTGAAAAAGCAGAACTAACAGTTAGGAAACGTTTAGAAAAATATAATGCAGTAAAAAGAATCAATCCAGGCATGAAAGTGGGTGTTCTAGGCTGTATGGCAGAACGCTTAAAAAGTAAATTCTTAGAAGAAGAGAAGATCGTTGATCTAGTAGTAGGACCAGACGCCTACAAAGATTTACCTAATTTGATAGAAGAGGTTGATGCAGGACGTAATGCGGTAAATGTAGTTTTATCAAAAGAAGAAACCTATGGAGATATCTCTCCAGTTCGCTTACAGAGTAACGGAGTCTCTGCTTTTGTTTCTATCACTAGAGGCTGCGATAATATGTGTACTTTTTGTGTAGTACCTTTTACCAGAGGAAGAGAGCGAAGCCGAGATCCACAAAGTATTCTGAAAGAAATAGATGATCTGGTTATCAATAATTTTAAAGAAATCACATTATTAGGTCAAAATGTTGACAGTTATTTGTGGTATGGTGGAGGATTAAAAAAAGATTTTGACAAGGCTAGTGATTTACAAAAAGCTACTGCTACAGATTTTGCAAAGCTTTTAGATCTAGTAGCAGAAAAATATCCTAAACTACGTATCCGTTTCTCCACATCCAATCCTCAGGATATGACATTAGATGTGATTAAGATAATGGCGAAACACAAAAACATTTGTAAACACATTCACTTACCTATACAAAGTGGAAGCGATCGTATTCTTGCGGAAATGAATCGCTTACATACACGCCAAGAATATATCGAACTAGTAGATAATATAAAGCAAATCATTCCTGATTGCTCTATAACTCAGGATATGATCGTTGGTTTTCCGACAGAAACAGAAGAAGATCACCAAGATACATTATCATTATTGGAACGCATAAAATATGAACACGGCTATATGTATGCCTATTCTGAAAGACCAGGAACATTGGCCGAAAGAAAACTAGAAGATGATGTTCCGGAAGAAGTTAAAAAAAGAAGACTTGCAGAAGTAATTGCGCTACAACGTGAACATTGTGCTTACAGACATGAATCTTATATTGGACAAACTTTTGAAGTCTTAATAGAAAAAGAATCTAAAAAATCAGACAAACACTGGAGTGGAAGAACAACAAAGAACATAGTTGCAATTTTCCCTAAAGACAATTATAAAATAGGCGATTTTGTAATGGTACGTATTGACCAGTGTACAAGCGCCACACTACTGGGAGAAGCAGTAGGGTATTCTGATAATAATTAA
- the topA gene encoding type I DNA topoisomerase, with the protein MAKNLVIVESPAKAKTIEKFLGKDYKVASSFGHIADLPAKELGVDVEEGFKPKYIVSKDKKDVVKKLKDLSKKAEMVWLASDEDREGEAIAWHLAEELNLDKDKTRRIVFHEITKKAILKAIENPRSIDYNLVNAQQARRVLDRLVGYELSPVLWRKVKGGLSAGRVQSVSVRLIVEREREILGFTPVASYRIDAEFANENGKSFKAKLPKNFSTKEEAQAFLKKNLGVGFNVADLTTKPAKKSPAPPFTTSTLQQEASRKLYFSVSKTMTMAQRLYEAGLITYMRTDSVNLSTEAQNGAKAEIISAYGEEYSNPKQYKGKAKGAQEAHEAIRPTDFSRHTVPVDYDQQRLYELIWKRAIASQMSDAKLERTNVKIGSTSHNEQFVANGEVIKFEGFLKVYLEGNDDEDEEQSGILPAMKVGENLFNNYVTATERFTRPPSRYSEAALVKKLEELGIGRPSTYAPTISTIQNRNYIEKGSKEGEERGYVQITLSGDAIKEKSLKEKVGSDKGKLIPTDVGMVVNDFLVNHFSSILDYNFTAKVEQDFDEIAEGQEDWTHVMKEFYDEFHPRVEDVAQNAEREVGERILGEDPDSGKPVSVRLGKFGPMVQIGTAEDEDKPRFASLAPGQTLGSITFEQAMDLFQLPKELGDYKGETVTVNNGRFGPYVKFGAKFVSLDKGEDPLSTSLERAIELIDAKEKADAPIYTYEDLPVQKGTGRFGPFIKWKGMFINVNKKYDFDNLSDEDIIQLIEEKKQKEIDKVIHNWEEEGIRVEKARWGRSNVIKGKTKIELPKTVDATKLTLEKVKDLIEKNAPKKKTTAKKKTTKKTTKKK; encoded by the coding sequence ATGGCTAAGAATTTAGTGATTGTGGAGTCACCAGCTAAGGCAAAAACAATAGAAAAGTTTCTAGGAAAAGACTACAAAGTAGCTTCTAGTTTCGGACATATTGCAGATTTGCCAGCAAAGGAGCTAGGTGTGGATGTGGAAGAAGGTTTCAAACCTAAATATATCGTTTCTAAGGACAAGAAAGATGTGGTGAAAAAACTGAAAGATCTTTCGAAGAAAGCAGAGATGGTATGGTTAGCTAGTGATGAGGATCGAGAAGGAGAGGCTATTGCTTGGCATCTAGCAGAGGAGTTAAATTTGGATAAAGACAAGACGCGTCGAATTGTTTTTCATGAGATTACTAAAAAAGCAATACTTAAGGCAATTGAAAACCCAAGAAGTATAGATTATAATTTGGTAAACGCACAGCAAGCTAGACGAGTACTAGATAGATTGGTGGGATATGAATTATCTCCTGTTTTATGGAGAAAGGTAAAAGGAGGATTATCGGCAGGAAGAGTGCAGTCTGTATCTGTAAGGTTAATCGTAGAGAGAGAGCGTGAAATACTTGGTTTTACACCTGTTGCTTCTTATCGAATTGATGCAGAATTTGCTAATGAAAATGGGAAGTCTTTTAAGGCGAAACTACCTAAGAATTTTTCTACAAAAGAAGAAGCGCAGGCGTTTCTAAAGAAGAACTTAGGGGTTGGTTTTAATGTCGCTGATCTTACTACAAAACCAGCAAAAAAATCACCAGCACCACCATTTACAACATCTACTCTACAGCAGGAAGCATCTAGGAAATTGTATTTTTCTGTTAGTAAGACAATGACGATGGCGCAACGCTTGTATGAGGCAGGATTGATTACTTATATGAGAACAGATAGTGTAAATCTATCTACAGAAGCTCAGAACGGTGCAAAAGCAGAAATAATTTCTGCATATGGAGAAGAATACAGCAATCCAAAACAATATAAAGGTAAGGCGAAAGGAGCTCAAGAAGCCCACGAAGCCATAAGACCAACGGATTTTTCGAGGCATACAGTACCGGTTGATTATGATCAACAACGTCTGTATGAATTAATTTGGAAAAGAGCCATCGCTTCACAGATGAGTGATGCAAAATTAGAAAGAACCAATGTGAAGATTGGATCTACTTCTCATAATGAACAGTTTGTTGCAAATGGAGAGGTAATAAAATTTGAAGGTTTCCTTAAGGTGTATCTTGAAGGTAATGATGATGAAGATGAAGAGCAAAGCGGAATCTTACCTGCTATGAAAGTTGGTGAGAATTTATTTAATAACTATGTTACCGCTACAGAGAGATTTACCAGACCACCAAGTCGATATTCTGAAGCGGCTTTAGTAAAAAAGTTAGAAGAATTAGGTATTGGACGTCCGTCTACCTATGCACCAACAATTTCTACTATCCAAAATAGGAACTATATAGAAAAAGGTTCTAAGGAAGGCGAAGAACGAGGTTATGTTCAGATTACACTTTCTGGTGATGCAATTAAAGAAAAAAGCCTAAAAGAAAAAGTAGGAAGTGATAAAGGGAAATTAATTCCAACCGATGTGGGGATGGTAGTTAATGACTTTTTAGTAAATCATTTTTCTTCTATTTTAGATTATAACTTTACTGCAAAAGTAGAGCAAGACTTTGATGAAATTGCCGAAGGTCAGGAAGACTGGACTCACGTAATGAAAGAGTTTTATGATGAGTTTCATCCTAGAGTAGAAGATGTTGCTCAGAATGCAGAACGTGAAGTAGGAGAAAGGATTCTAGGAGAAGATCCAGATTCTGGGAAACCTGTAAGTGTTCGTTTAGGAAAATTTGGACCAATGGTACAGATTGGTACTGCAGAGGATGAGGATAAACCGAGATTTGCTAGTCTCGCACCAGGACAAACATTGGGTAGTATAACTTTCGAACAAGCAATGGATTTATTTCAATTGCCAAAAGAACTAGGTGATTATAAAGGAGAAACAGTAACCGTTAATAATGGACGTTTTGGTCCTTATGTAAAGTTTGGAGCCAAATTCGTTTCTTTAGATAAAGGAGAAGATCCTTTAAGTACATCATTAGAAAGAGCAATCGAACTTATTGATGCTAAGGAAAAAGCTGATGCTCCCATATATACATATGAAGATTTACCAGTCCAAAAAGGAACTGGTAGGTTTGGTCCATTTATTAAATGGAAGGGTATGTTTATCAATGTGAATAAAAAATATGACTTTGATAATCTTTCTGATGAGGATATCATCCAGCTTATTGAAGAAAAGAAGCAGAAAGAGATTGATAAGGTAATTCATAATTGGGAAGAAGAAGGTATTAGAGTAGAGAAAGCAAGATGGGGGCGAAGCAATGTTATAAAAGGTAAAACCAAAATTGAATTACCTAAAACTGTGGATGCTACTAAGCTTACTTTGGAGAAGGTAAAGGATCTCATCGAAAAGAATGCTCCTAAAAAGAAGACTACTGCAAAGAAAAAAACAACAAAAAAGACTACTAAAAAGAAATAA
- a CDS encoding formimidoylglutamase, which yields MSLEFLSPVSEIVAAHVALLPDQSLGKQIKVHTSYDGVPDLDNVDLAVIGVRENRNDIDFLGEDLYFDTIRKSLYDLFPGNWDTSIVDLGDIIPGEEVSDTYFLMKDILSTLLQKNVIPLIIGGSQDLVYGQYRAFDILERMVNLVNVDSKFDLGNTSKPITNTSFVGKIIVEQPYNLFNYSNIGYQTYFNSQEEIDLIEKLYFDAYRLGEVTSDVTIVEPIMRDADIVTIDLGAMSSTHLNYKYASPNGFDGREICAIARYAGISDKVKSFGVYEFKNFKNEETTAMLIAQIFWYFIEGVNYRSNELDIKNQTGTLHYNVPVEDEVLSFYKSDKTERWWIEIPFISSGNNKLKRHTLLPCTYNDYERACNQEIPERWYKAKRKNEV from the coding sequence ATGTCTTTAGAGTTTCTTTCACCGGTCAGCGAAATAGTGGCGGCACATGTTGCTTTGCTCCCTGATCAATCATTAGGTAAACAGATTAAAGTACATACTTCTTACGATGGAGTTCCAGATCTTGATAATGTAGATCTCGCGGTAATTGGTGTTAGAGAAAATAGAAATGATATTGATTTTTTAGGTGAAGATCTTTATTTTGATACCATACGGAAATCTTTATACGATCTATTTCCAGGTAATTGGGATACTTCAATTGTAGATCTTGGAGATATTATTCCAGGAGAAGAAGTAAGCGATACTTATTTTTTAATGAAAGATATTCTTTCTACACTGCTTCAAAAAAATGTGATACCTCTAATTATTGGAGGTAGTCAAGATTTGGTATACGGTCAGTATCGTGCTTTTGATATTTTGGAGAGAATGGTTAATCTTGTTAACGTAGATAGTAAGTTTGATTTAGGAAATACTTCTAAGCCAATAACAAATACCTCTTTTGTGGGTAAGATCATTGTAGAACAGCCTTACAATCTTTTTAATTATAGCAATATAGGGTATCAGACCTATTTTAATTCACAAGAAGAAATAGATTTAATAGAGAAATTATATTTTGACGCATATCGATTGGGTGAAGTAACATCAGATGTTACAATTGTAGAGCCTATCATGCGTGATGCGGATATTGTTACAATTGATCTTGGAGCTATGAGTTCTACGCATCTTAATTATAAGTATGCTTCACCGAATGGTTTTGATGGGAGAGAGATATGTGCTATTGCAAGATATGCTGGTATTAGTGATAAAGTAAAGAGTTTTGGGGTTTATGAATTCAAAAACTTTAAAAATGAGGAAACAACTGCAATGTTAATTGCACAAATATTTTGGTATTTTATTGAAGGAGTTAATTATAGGTCTAATGAGTTAGATATTAAAAATCAGACAGGCACACTCCATTATAATGTACCAGTAGAAGATGAAGTTCTTTCGTTTTATAAAAGCGATAAAACAGAAAGATGGTGGATAGAAATACCTTTTATTTCATCTGGAAATAATAAATTGAAAAGACACACGTTATTACCTTGCACATACAACGATTATGAGCGTGCTTGTAATCAAGAAATACCTGAAAGATGGTATAAGGCAAAACGAAAAAACGAAGTTTAA
- the gldK gene encoding gliding motility lipoprotein GldK: MKKFVSLFAIVAILYSCGGGNRGELVGVKGKKWHPEKPYGMALIPGGSFIMGKSDDDKAALANAPTKTVTVRSFYMDETEVTNSEYRQFVRWVRDSTVRMKLAIMADDMGKTPGDDGIGEYAFLDANTEDMSVYEKYVYDNYSGTGETGYEGRKLNKDIDIEWDTEDYPDEFYTEVMDSLYIPLEESYNGRRTFDVQNFKFRFTWMDIQAAARAKKGRRKDFVKETVIEVYPDTTVWIKDFNYSYNEPMHNDYFWHSSYDDYPVVGVSWEQAKAFCTWRTIEKNSYQKKRNKEFVNYFRLPTEAEWEYAARGGLESGTYPWGGPYALNDRGCFLANFKPLRGNYAADNFLYTVEAKTFDPNDYNLYNMAGNVSEWVQSSYDPAAYEYVSSMNPNVNDDQNKRKVVRGGSWKDVAYFLQVSTRDYEYADSARSYIGFRTVQDYMGTDVTGEDNTQNQN, encoded by the coding sequence ATGAAGAAATTTGTATCACTCTTTGCTATTGTAGCAATACTATATAGTTGTGGCGGAGGAAACCGCGGAGAACTAGTTGGAGTAAAGGGTAAAAAATGGCATCCGGAGAAACCCTACGGAATGGCCCTCATCCCCGGAGGTTCATTTATTATGGGTAAATCCGATGATGACAAGGCAGCATTAGCTAATGCACCTACCAAGACAGTTACCGTTCGATCTTTCTACATGGACGAAACTGAAGTTACTAACAGTGAATACAGGCAATTTGTCCGTTGGGTTCGCGATTCCACAGTAAGGATGAAATTGGCTATAATGGCTGATGACATGGGAAAAACTCCTGGAGACGATGGTATTGGAGAATATGCGTTTCTTGATGCGAATACCGAAGATATGTCTGTGTATGAGAAATATGTCTATGACAATTATAGCGGTACCGGAGAAACTGGCTATGAGGGTCGAAAACTTAATAAAGACATAGATATCGAATGGGATACGGAAGATTATCCTGATGAGTTTTACACAGAAGTAATGGATTCTTTATATATACCATTAGAAGAATCATACAATGGTAGACGAACGTTTGATGTGCAAAACTTTAAATTCAGATTTACTTGGATGGATATTCAAGCTGCGGCTAGAGCGAAAAAAGGAAGAAGAAAAGATTTCGTTAAAGAAACAGTGATTGAGGTGTATCCTGATACTACCGTTTGGATTAAAGATTTTAATTATTCATATAACGAACCAATGCATAATGATTATTTCTGGCATAGTTCGTATGATGATTATCCGGTAGTAGGAGTTTCCTGGGAACAGGCTAAGGCTTTTTGTACCTGGAGAACTATCGAAAAGAATTCTTATCAGAAAAAACGTAATAAGGAGTTTGTGAACTATTTTAGATTACCTACAGAAGCTGAGTGGGAATATGCAGCAAGAGGTGGATTAGAATCAGGAACATATCCTTGGGGTGGACCTTATGCTTTGAACGACAGAGGATGTTTCTTAGCGAATTTTAAACCTTTACGAGGTAATTACGCAGCTGATAATTTTTTATACACAGTAGAAGCGAAAACATTTGACCCAAATGATTATAATTTATATAACATGGCAGGTAATGTTTCAGAATGGGTGCAGTCTTCTTATGATCCTGCAGCCTATGAATATGTATCATCAATGAACCCGAATGTTAACGATGATCAGAACAAACGAAAAGTTGTGCGTGGAGGATCTTGGAAAGATGTTGCTTATTTCCTACAGGTAAGTACCAGAGATTACGAATACGCTGATTCGGCTAGAAGTTATATTGGATTCAGAACCGTACAAGATTATATGGGTACTGACGTTACTGGAGAAGATAATACCCAAAATCAGAATTAG
- the gldL gene encoding gliding motility protein GldL: MANSKSSKKLMNMVYGLGAAVVILGALFKIMHWPFGNEMLIIGLITEALVFTVSAFEPVDDELDWSLVYPELAGGNRKDKKEVQTPEGMLSKKLDDMLKEARLDTSLMNSLGDSIRNFEGAAKGIAPSVDAIQGTKKYSEEMATAATHLESLNSLYKVQLESSAKQAEANAAIADNAKALEEQMKSLSSNLSSLNGVYGGMLSAMNRN, encoded by the coding sequence ATGGCAAATTCAAAATCAAGCAAGAAATTAATGAACATGGTTTACGGTCTGGGAGCGGCTGTAGTAATCCTTGGAGCGTTATTTAAAATTATGCACTGGCCTTTTGGTAATGAGATGCTTATCATTGGTCTAATTACGGAAGCATTGGTATTTACTGTTTCTGCATTCGAACCTGTTGATGATGAGTTGGATTGGTCTTTAGTATATCCAGAATTAGCTGGAGGAAATAGAAAAGACAAGAAAGAAGTTCAAACTCCAGAAGGAATGTTATCTAAGAAACTAGATGATATGCTTAAAGAAGCTAGATTAGATACTAGTTTAATGAATAGTCTTGGAGATAGTATCCGTAATTTCGAAGGTGCTGCTAAAGGTATTGCACCAAGTGTGGATGCTATTCAGGGAACTAAAAAATATAGTGAGGAAATGGCAACTGCGGCTACCCACTTAGAATCTTTAAATAGTTTGTACAAGGTGCAATTAGAATCTTCTGCAAAACAAGCTGAAGCTAATGCAGCAATTGCCGACAATGCTAAAGCGCTTGAAGAGCAAATGAAGAGCTTGTCAAGTAATTTATCTTCTCTTAATGGAGTATATGGTGGTATGTTAAGTGCTATGAACAGAAACTAG